Below is a window of Shinella sp. PSBB067 DNA.
GCATGCCAGGACGGTGTCGATGCGGCCCTCGGCCACATCCTTCTTCAGGTCGTCAAATGTATAGGTCACGGTCATCGGGGCGGTCCTGCGGGGTTATGGCGTCGTGCCGGATCGGGCGACGGGGCCCGGTCCGGCGGTCTCGTGGCATCAGCCGTTCACATAGGGCGGGCCGGCCTTGTTGATGATGGCATTGTAGTCCTCGAAGATCTTGACGACCTTGGCGGCCGTCTCGCCCTGTTCGGCGATCTCCTTCCAGAACACCTTCGCCGCATCCTCGACGACCTTCCATTCCTCCGCCGGGATGCTGGTGAGCTTGAGCTTCGTGCCTTCGGCGCGCAGCTTCGCCTCGCCGCCCCAGTACCACTGGTCGCGGTAGTTGTTGCCGGATTCGATGGCCGTCATGACCAGCTTCTTCAGGTGGTCCGGCAATTCCGCCCACTTCTTCTCGTTGACGAAGAAGGAGCCGATCCAGGCGCCCGAGATGTTGTTGGTCAGGAAGTGGTCCGTCACGTCGGCCCAGCCGACCGTGTAGTCCTCGGTGATGCCCGACCAGGCCATGCCGTCGAGCTCGCCCGTCTGCACGGCGACCTGCGCGTCCTCGTAGGGGATCGTGACGGGCACGACGCCGAACTGGGTGAGGAAGCGGCCGGCCGTCGGGAAGGTGTAGAGGCGCAGCCCCTCCAGGTCCTTCACCGAGGTGATGGCCTTCTTGGTGTTGAAGTGGCACGGGTCCTGGCCGGAGGACGAGAGCCAGACGACACCGCCGACCTTCTCGTAGGACGACTTCCAGATATCGGCGAGGCCGTACTGCTTGAAGAGAACGGGTACGTCGAGGATCTGCTTGGTGGCGAGCGGGAAATAGCCGCCGAAGGTGGCGACGTCGGCGGGCGAGGCCATCGAATCGTCGTCCGAATGCACGGCGTCGATGGTGCCGGCCTGGAGCGCGCGGAACAGTTCGCCCGTCGGCACGATCTGGTCGGCGAAGTAGAGCTCGATCTCCAGCTCGCCCTTGGCGGCGGCGTTGATCGCGTCGACGATGGGCTTGGTGACATGCTCGCCGAGCGCGGCGCCCGCATAGGTCTGGAAACGCCACTTGATGGCCGTCTGGGCCTTCACGATGGCCGGAGCGGAAAGCGTTGCGGCACCGGCCGCTCCAATCGTGACCGCCCCCGCCCTGGTGAGAAACTGCCGTCTGTTCGTCATATCTCTATCCCTCTGGTTATGAAGTCTCGCTTTTGCCGGGAACGGCCGTTCATCCCGGTCGGTCAATCGTCTTTTCTTCTGCCGGCCCATTGCTTCCTGAAGCCGGCGGCGCCCGCCGCCGGCCCGTCCGTCACTTGCTGTAGTAGTTGTTCGGCAGCCACGTCGCGATCTCGGGGAACACGCCGATGATGATCAGGCTGGCCAGCATGATGCCGACGAACGGCCAGATCGACTTGTAGATGTCCCGCATGCCGATCTCCGGCGGCGCCATGGCGCGCATCATGAAGAGGTTGTAGCCGAAGGGCGGAGTGATGTAGGCGATCTGGCAGGTGATCGTGTAGAGCACGCCGTACCAGACGAGGTCGAAGCCCAGCTTCTGCACCAGCGGAATGTAGAGCGGTGCCACGATGACGAGCATCGCCGTGTCGTCGAGGAACATCCCCATGATCAGGAACGAGAGCTGCATCAGCACCAGCACCTGCCAGGGCTCCAGGCCGAGGTCGCCGAGGAAGAAGCGCTCGATCGACTTGACCGCCCCCAGACCGTCGAAGACGGCGCCGAAGCAGAGCGAGGCGATCAGGATCCACATGAACATGCAGGTGATGCCGAGCGTCTTCTGCAGCACGTCGTTCCACAGCGGCCAGCTCAGCCGGCCGCGCCACCAGGCGACGAGCGCCGAGCAGATCGCGCCGACCGCCGAGCTTTCGACGAGGCTGGCGATGCCGCTGAGGAACAGCCACATCATCAGCACGAAGATGCCGAGCGGCACAATGCCGGCCGAAAGCAGCCGTACCTTCTCGCCGAACGGCACGTTGCGTTCCGAGACCGGCAAGGCAGGGCCGAGCGAAGGGTTGATGCGGCAGCGGACATAGACGTAGATCGCCATGAGCGCGGCCATCAGGAGGCCCGGCAGCACGCCGGCGAGCCAGAGCTGGCCGACCGGCACGCGGGCGATCATGCCGTAGAGCACGAGCACGACGCTCGGCGGCAGCAGGATGCCGAGCGTCGAACCGCCCTGCACCACGCCCGTCATCATCACCTTGTCGTAGCCGCGGCGCAGAAGCTCCGGCAGCGCGATGGTGGCGCCGATCGCCATGCCGGCGACCGAAAGGCCGTTCATGGCGGAGATGATCACCATGAGGCCGACCGTGCCGAGCGCAAGGCCGCCGTTGATCGGCCCCATCCAGACATGGATCGCCTTGTACATGTCCTCGGCGATGCCCGATTCCGAGAGCATGTAGCCCATGAAGACGAACATCGGCACCGTCAGCATCGGATACCATTTGACGAGCTTCATGGCGGAAGCGAAGCCCATTTCCGAGCCGCCCGTGCCCCACAGCATGAAGGCCGCGACGACGCCGACGAAGCCGATGACGGCAAAGACGCGCTGCCCGGTGAGCAGCAGCACCATCATGCCGGCGAACATCGTGATTGCGATGAATTCATAGCTCATTCGATGGGCCTTCCCCGCAACTCGGCGATATCCTTGAAGAGCGAGGAGGTGGCCTGCGCCAGCATCATCACGATACCGAAGGTCATGACGATCTTGATCGGCGCCATGTAGGGCGCCCAGGCGGTAAAGCTCTTTTCCTTGAACTGGATGGCATAGGTCGTGCTGGCGATGCCGCCATAGAGCATGAAGCCGAGGAACACGATCAGCGCCACGGCCGTGACCGTGTCGAAGGCCGCCCGCTTCCTTGCCGACCAGGTGCCGTAGAAGAGGTCCATGCGGACGTGGTCGCCGGTCTGCATGGCGAAGGCGCCGCCCAGCATGTAATAGGCGGCCATGGTGAACTGCGCCGATTCCAGCGTCCAGTTCGCCGGCAGGTGGAAGGCCTTCGAAAGCGACGAATAAAGCAGGATCGCGAACATCGCGAAAATCAGGTACATCGCAAAAATGCCGACACGCCGGTTGAACGTGTCGACGACGCGCACATAGGTCTTGATGAAATCAGGCATCGGCCCTGCCTCCCCTGGCAGCGGCGGCGTTCTCAGCCGGGCCGGACCTCCGATATAAAAACGCAAGCATTCGCCTGGCCTCTCCAGTTCGTGTTCATTTCCGTCTCCACGGACATTCCGTTCCCCGGGTCGTTATTGTTCTGTTGCGGAAAGCCCCGCGCGGAGCAGTCCCGTCAGATAGCCGGCCACGACCCTCTGGCCGGCTTCGTCTCGGATGAGGTCGTTGCGGACCTCGATCATCACATTGGCAAGGCCGTTGGAAAGGCCGTGCTCCTTCAATGTATGCGTCACGCCGTCTTCCGGCCCGTAGGGCTCGTTGCGGCGCGTGTCGAAGCGCCCGTCCGCGGCCGCCGCCGCCAGCATGGCATCGGCAAGGCGCGGATCGGCATCGTGCAGGATGCCGATCTCGACGGCGCGTTGCCGGCCGAAATAGACCGGCGTGAAACTGTGGACGGTCACGATGACCGGCGCCCGGCCGTCCGCGATGCGTTCCCTGACGAGCCGGGCGAGCTTGTCGCGGAACGGCAGGTAGAGCGCCGCGGTGCGGGCCTCGCGCGCCGCCCGGTCGAGCCCGGCATTGCCGGGAACGTCGAACACCTCGCTCTTCTCCGGCATGGCGGCGGGCGAGTCCGGCGGGCGGTTGCAATCGTAGACGAGGCGGGAGAAGCGCTGGTAGAAGAGCGTCGCATCGAGGCTTTCGGCCATGAGGCGCGAGACGGCGAGCGCACCGGGATCCCAGGCGATGTGGCTGGCCAGCGCTTCGTCGGTCAGGCCGAGCGAACCGACGGATTTCGGCAGGAGGCATGATGCGTGCTCGCAGACCAGGATGACCTTGCCGCGGGCAACAGCATTCTCCAGGGCGACCGGGTCGCCCTCCTCCACACTCAGAATTCCCATGAGCCTGATCCCCTCGACCGGCTTTTATCGTTACTGAAGAGAATTCTTCACAGTTTTGCCGCTGTCAACCGAACTTTGAAAAAATCTCTTCAAAAAATCATTTGACTCGAATTGTGACAGCGATGTTTAATTTTCGAAACTCCGGCAGAAGACCGGAGCGCAGGGGAATAACTTGACGCCCAACACAGCATCCATGACGGTGTCGGATGTGATCAATGCCCACTTCGATGCGCTGACGCGTGCCGAAAGGCAGCTGGCCACATCGCTGCTCGACAATTATCCCGTCTCCGGCCTCGGCTCGATCACGACGGTCGCGGAAAACGCCGGCGTGTCGACGCCGACGGTCGCGCGCATGGTGCAGAAGCTCGGTTTCCGCGGCTTTCCGGACTTCCAGTCGCGCCTGCATCACGAGCTGGAAGCCACGCTGACCAGCCCGATCACCAAGCACGACCGCTGGGCGGCGAAAGCACCGGGCACCCATATCCTCAACCGCTTCGCCGACGCGATCATGACCAACCTGCGCCAGACGCTCGCGCATGTGGAGACCGCCGAATTCGACGGCGCCAGCGCCCTTCTCGCCGACCGCCAGCGCAGCATCTACATCATCGGCGGCCGCATCACGAAGGCGCTCGCCGACTATCTCTTCACCCATCTCCAGGTCATCCGCCCGAACGTCACCCAGATCGCCTCCAATCCGAGTTCCTGGCCGCATTACGTGCTGAACATGAAGGCCGGCGACGTGCTCGTCATCTTCGACATCCGCCGCTACGAGCAGGAGATGGAGACGCTCGGGCGCGTGGCCCGCGAGCGCGGCGTGCAGATCGTGCTGTTCACCGACCAGTGGGCCTCGCCCGTCGCCAAGGTCGCGGCGAAGGTGTTCCGGGTCCATATCGAGGCGCCGTCGGCCTGGGACTCGTCCGTCGTGACGCTGTTCATCGTCGAGGCGCTGATCGAAGCCGTCCAGAGTTCGGGCTGGGAGGAAACCAGCGACCGAATGAAGACGCTGGAGGGTCTTTTCGAGGCCAGCCGGCTTTTTCGCAAGCCCCGGCCGGAATTTCCCGGCAAGACCTGACCGACATACGAAAAAACCGAAACAAAACTGTCACATAAGCTTCA
It encodes the following:
- a CDS encoding TRAP transporter small permease subunit, translating into MPDFIKTYVRVVDTFNRRVGIFAMYLIFAMFAILLYSSLSKAFHLPANWTLESAQFTMAAYYMLGGAFAMQTGDHVRMDLFYGTWSARKRAAFDTVTAVALIVFLGFMLYGGIASTTYAIQFKEKSFTAWAPYMAPIKIVMTFGIVMMLAQATSSLFKDIAELRGRPIE
- a CDS encoding TRAP transporter large permease subunit codes for the protein MSYEFIAITMFAGMMVLLLTGQRVFAVIGFVGVVAAFMLWGTGGSEMGFASAMKLVKWYPMLTVPMFVFMGYMLSESGIAEDMYKAIHVWMGPINGGLALGTVGLMVIISAMNGLSVAGMAIGATIALPELLRRGYDKVMMTGVVQGGSTLGILLPPSVVLVLYGMIARVPVGQLWLAGVLPGLLMAALMAIYVYVRCRINPSLGPALPVSERNVPFGEKVRLLSAGIVPLGIFVLMMWLFLSGIASLVESSAVGAICSALVAWWRGRLSWPLWNDVLQKTLGITCMFMWILIASLCFGAVFDGLGAVKSIERFFLGDLGLEPWQVLVLMQLSFLIMGMFLDDTAMLVIVAPLYIPLVQKLGFDLVWYGVLYTITCQIAYITPPFGYNLFMMRAMAPPEIGMRDIYKSIWPFVGIMLASLIIIGVFPEIATWLPNNYYSK
- a CDS encoding MurR/RpiR family transcriptional regulator; amino-acid sequence: MTVSDVINAHFDALTRAERQLATSLLDNYPVSGLGSITTVAENAGVSTPTVARMVQKLGFRGFPDFQSRLHHELEATLTSPITKHDRWAAKAPGTHILNRFADAIMTNLRQTLAHVETAEFDGASALLADRQRSIYIIGGRITKALADYLFTHLQVIRPNVTQIASNPSSWPHYVLNMKAGDVLVIFDIRRYEQEMETLGRVARERGVQIVLFTDQWASPVAKVAAKVFRVHIEAPSAWDSSVVTLFIVEALIEAVQSSGWEETSDRMKTLEGLFEASRLFRKPRPEFPGKT
- a CDS encoding N-formylglutamate amidohydrolase; this encodes MGILSVEEGDPVALENAVARGKVILVCEHASCLLPKSVGSLGLTDEALASHIAWDPGALAVSRLMAESLDATLFYQRFSRLVYDCNRPPDSPAAMPEKSEVFDVPGNAGLDRAAREARTAALYLPFRDKLARLVRERIADGRAPVIVTVHSFTPVYFGRQRAVEIGILHDADPRLADAMLAAAAADGRFDTRRNEPYGPEDGVTHTLKEHGLSNGLANVMIEVRNDLIRDEAGQRVVAGYLTGLLRAGLSATEQ
- a CDS encoding TRAP transporter substrate-binding protein — protein: MTNRRQFLTRAGAVTIGAAGAATLSAPAIVKAQTAIKWRFQTYAGAALGEHVTKPIVDAINAAAKGELEIELYFADQIVPTGELFRALQAGTIDAVHSDDDSMASPADVATFGGYFPLATKQILDVPVLFKQYGLADIWKSSYEKVGGVVWLSSSGQDPCHFNTKKAITSVKDLEGLRLYTFPTAGRFLTQFGVVPVTIPYEDAQVAVQTGELDGMAWSGITEDYTVGWADVTDHFLTNNISGAWIGSFFVNEKKWAELPDHLKKLVMTAIESGNNYRDQWYWGGEAKLRAEGTKLKLTSIPAEEWKVVEDAAKVFWKEIAEQGETAAKVVKIFEDYNAIINKAGPPYVNG